Within Flagellimonas maritima, the genomic segment TACCAGCCTGTCCATCAAGACCATTGCCCACATGGCCGGATTCAAGAGCGTTCCCCATTTTTCAAGGGCCTTCAAGGAAAAATACGGTAGGTCTCCCAGTGACCTTCGGGGCTAAGACCCATAAATCCTCAAATTAAATCCCTCTTGGATAAGCAATCATCCCAGAGAAGTAAATTCGGCCCACGAACTTTACCATATCAATACAAAAATTATGGCCTTCAAAGGAAATCATCCTATCATCTTACAATTTATCAAGGTATTGTTCATCATCCTTTTTGTATATACTGCCAGCAGTAAATTGATGCAATTGGGCCAATTTCAAAATCGCTTGGATCGTTTTCCATTTATTTCATCCTATAGCGTTTGGATTGCCTTTGGGGTGCCCTTTGTTGAATTGGTCATTGTCGGACTGTTTCTTGTCCCAAGATATCTATTGACGGCCCTTTGTTCCAGTTTTACTTTGCTGTTCC encodes:
- a CDS encoding MauE/DoxX family redox-associated membrane protein — protein: MAFKGNHPIILQFIKVLFIILFVYTASSKLMQLGQFQNRLDRFPFISSYSVWIAFGVPFVELVIVGLFLVPRYLLTALCSSFTLLFLFTAYIVTVLHFSDSIPCSCGGALSALGWKDHILFNTSFMLLALLGILLVTKKSKRQALNQNTT